In one Brassica oleracea var. oleracea cultivar TO1000 chromosome C9, BOL, whole genome shotgun sequence genomic region, the following are encoded:
- the LOC106313315 gene encoding uncharacterized protein LOC106313315, whose protein sequence is MLLVNPLVPPVPPDPPPVLLVCAFLHHISSSFTTPHHQIDPKAPMPWFLCASTSFSLKLLCSYAGMLSVQPLLMNPLLAEVALSSSLTTSQVSSFLQLIPVSKPRNLVSCVEHDSLKSPLRDLPYHQQEVVEILVARFLGLLTTDCKLTSFPGSSFQVLEDWTSKVEILAVVCILYAVVITSAQHPGVQFSTAMCSSKSTPILHLKPWLHVVRPISPCFLLSQEIMLLLNDSLPRSEDVTNPLNFRFKFLLPQYEDAILYRTRLLPHYEAVIWTSVFVAMDSVISGLSIWLWWSISQQSIFWKRCLGTSELVENFLNCLANRNMDCEFCITSQGWNAAGSSSLNIII, encoded by the coding sequence ATGCTTCTGGTGAATCCTCTTGTCCCTCCAGTCCCTCCCGACCCTCCACCGGTTCTTCTAGTTTGTGCATTTCTCCACCATATCTCGTCGTCCTTCACCACTCCTCACCATCAGATAGATCCGAAAGCTCCGATGCCATGGTTTCTCTGTGCTTCCACCAGTTTCTCGCTCAAGCTTCTCTGCTCCTATGCAGGTATGCTATCTGTTCAGCCTCTGTTGATGAATCCTTTACTAGCTGAAGTCGCTCTCTCCAGCTCTCTCACCACTAGCCAGGTCTCCTCTTTCCTCCAACTAATTCCGGTGTCAAAACCGAGAAACTTGGTTTCTTGTGTGGAACATGATTCATTAAAGTCACCCTTACGGGATTTGCCTTATCATCAACAAGAGGTTGTTGAGATATTAGTTGCAAGGTTTTTGGGGTTACTGACAACTGATTGCAAGCTTACCTCCTTTCCTGGCTCATCATTTCAAGTCCTCGAGGACTGGACTTCGAAAGTTGAAATATTGGCGGTGGTGTGTATTTTGTATGCAGTTGTTATTACTTCAGCGCAACATCCTGGAGTGCAGTTCTCTACTGCTATGTGCAGTTCTAAGTCAACGCCTATCCTTCATTTGAAACCTTGGTTACATGTTGTTAGACCCATCTCCCCTTGCTTCCTGCTGTCACAAGAGATTATGCTGCTTTTGAATGACTCTTTACCTCGTAGTGAGGATGTTACAAACCCTTTGAACTTCAGGTTTAAGTTCCTTTTACCTCAATATGAGGATGCTATTCTTTATAGAACCAGGTTACTACCTCATTATGAGGCTGTTATCTGGACTTCTGTCTTTGTGGCTATGGATTCTGTTATTTCAGGCTTGTCTATTTGGCTATGGTGGTCCATCTCACAACAATCAATCTTTTGGAAGAGGTGTTTGGGCACCTCTGAGTTGGTTGAGAACTTCCTGAATTGTTTGGCTAATAGAAACATGGATTGTGAATTCTGCATTACGAGCCAAGGATGGAATGCCGCAGGAAGCTCCTCACTCAACATTATCATCTGA
- the LOC106318018 gene encoding serine/threonine-protein kinase CDL1: MSGCLPCFGSSAKDAASKDSVKKEASAKAKDASVTQSHHVSLDKSKSKGGSEQKKELTAPKEGPTAHIAAQTFTFRELAAATKNFRPDCLLGEGGFGRVYKGRLETTGQIVAVKQLDRNGLQGNREFLVEVLMLSLLHHTNLVNLIGYCADGDQRLLVYEYMPLGSLEDHLHDLPPDKESLDWNTRMTIAAGAAKGLEYLHDKANPPVIYRDLKSSNILLGDGYHPKLSDFGLAKLGPVGDKTHVSTRVMGTYGYCAPEYAMTGQLTLKSDVYSFGVVFLELITGRKAIDNARAHGEHNLVAWARPLFKDRRKFPKMADPSLQGRYPMRGLYQALAVAAMCLQEQAATRPLIGDVVTALTYLASQTFDPNAASSQNSRSGSGGGGPPFIRTRDERRSMGDGSSLDSPAETRSRLGSPATHKNSPDYRRRDMVREVNAGSEAGSENGGGSGRKWGLSDVEGTESQRGSPASVGRGTRGTPRNRDLDRERAVAEAKVWGENWRERKRGINGPGSFDSSND, from the exons ATGAGTGGGTGTTTGCCTTGCTTTGGATCTTCGGCTAAAGACGCTGCTTCTAAAGATTCTGTGAAGAAAGAAGCTTCAGCTAAAGCTAAAGACGCCTCTGTTACTCAGTCTCACCATGTCAGCTTAG ATAAATCAAAGTCTAAAGGAGGTTCTGAACAAAAGAAGGAGCTAACCGCTCCAAAAGAAGGGCCAACCGCTCACATCGCTGCACAAACGTTTACCTTCCGTGAGTTAGCTGCCGCCACTAAAAACTTTCGACCTGATTGTCTTCTTGGAGAAGGAGGTTTCGGACGTGTTTACAAGGGTCGTCTAGAGACCACAGGACAG ATAGTTGCAGTTAAACAGCTGGACAGAAACGGTCTACAAGGAAACAGAGAGTTTCTTGTGGAGGTTCTTATGCTGAGCCTCCTCCATCATACCAATCTTGTGAATCTGATTGGTTATTGCGCTGATGGTGACCAACGTCTTCTTGTCTACGAGTATATGCCACTAGGATCCTTGGAGGATCATCTACACG ATCTTCCACCAGATAAAGAGTCTCTAGACTGGAACACAAGAATGACAATAGCAGCAGGAGCAGCCAAGGGACTAGAGTATTTGCACGACAAGGCGAACCCTCCTGTGATCTACAGAGACTTGAAGTCATCTAATATTCTTCTCGGCGATGGATATCACCCAAAGCTATCTGATTTCGGGTTAGCTAAGTTAGGTCCTGTGGGTGACAAAACACACGTCTCAACACGTGTGATGGGCACATACGGCTATTGTGCACCTGAATACGCCATGACGGGGCAACTCACGTTGAAGTCTGATGTGTATAGCTTTGGAGTTGTGTTTTTGGAGCTTATCACTGGTCGGAAAGCGATTGATAACGCTAGAGCGCACGGAGAGCATAACCTCGTCGCATGG GCTAGGCCACTGTTTAAAGATCGTAGGAAGTTTCCAAAGATGGCAGATCCATCACTGCAAGGGAGGTATCCAATGCGTGGTCTATACCAAGCGCTTGCGGTTGCAGCAATGTGTTTACAGGAACAAGCAGCGACAAGACCACTGATTGGGGACGTGGTGACAGCTCTAACTTACTTAGCTTCTCAAACGTTTGATCCCAACGCGGCAAGCAGTCAAAACAGTAGAAGTGGTAGCGGTGGTGGGGGCCCGCCGTTTATCAGGACGAGAGATGAAAGGAGAAGCATGGGAGATGGGAGTAGCTTGGATAGTCCTGCAGAGACACGCAGCAGGTTAGGGTCACCAGCGACTCACAAGAACTCTCCGGATTACAGAAGAAGGGATATGGTGAGGGAAGTGAATGCGGGATCAGAGGCAGGGAGCGAGAATGGAGGAGGGTCAGGGAGAAAATGGGGGTTGAGCGATGTGGAAGGGACAGAGTCACAGAGAGGGAGTCCGGCTAGTGTTGGGAGGGGAACGAGAGGGACTCCGAGGAACCGTGATTTGGATAGAGAGCGAGCTGTGGCGGAGGCTAAGGTGTGGGGAGAGAATTGGAGGGAGCGGAAAAGAGGAATCAATGGGCCTGGCAGCTTTGATAGTTCAAATGATTAA